In Malaclemys terrapin pileata isolate rMalTer1 chromosome 10, rMalTer1.hap1, whole genome shotgun sequence, the following are encoded in one genomic region:
- the SREBF1 gene encoding sterol regulatory element-binding protein 1 isoform X3 → MECTFEDMLQLINTQDNEFPGLFDTPFGAPATPMPEANTPVGLPSTPSSLDGYLGPSQAPPSAPVSMYQVPPPLQSFSPQPQLRAGPGLTVSLPASDIKEEPMALSASQPRPLPQPQQGLTTAQSFVPASQGQFTPQHLLGYQGQHGFTALHPAGAAQSPASLPQSSPQIQPVTIQAHVQNISPQQLLAAASTGTSQAVSSQIQQVPVLLQPHFIKAESLFLTAVKTDVSGAKTSSHTTLATTAAVQSAPLQVPTLVSGGTILATVPLMMDADKLPINRLAASGKSALVQNKGEKRTAHNAIEKRYRSSINDRIMELKDLVVGSEAKMNKSAILRKAIDYIRFLRQSNQKLKQENVALKMAAQKNKSLKDLVATCGGKTDVPMEEIKPEMMDMLTPPPSDVGSPSHSSPLSLSGSSSDSEPDSPLFEETKGKKEQQLSTGSLGMLDRSRMALCAFVFLCLSFNPLASLLRGTSPEGAPESGASPGPGRSIMGQPDSIDEASGWPTLIFWLLNVLVVLGAFVRLFIYGEPVTRPHSEPSVLFWRHRKQADLDLARGDFAQASQHLWTALKALGRPLPTSNFDLTCSLMWNLIRHLLQRLWVGRWLAGRAGGFRRDSELKADVRKSARDAALVYHKLHQLHMTGKHVGGRFSGINMALSAVNLAECAGDTISVAMLAEIYVAAALRVKTSLHRRVHFLARPFLCSARQVSLSHSGTVPPAMQWLCHPVGHRFFVDGDWSLKGTPRDSIYSSTSNPGLSWRVPWGPVDPLAQVTQLFREHLLEKALCCVAMPEPSPPAAHGEGEFSDALEYLQLLNGCSDTAGTPSCTLSISSGMVAGTGSDPVAKWWASIVAVAIHWLQGDDEAAERLYPLVETMPRALQVSEKPLPRAALHSFKAVRALLGKQDGSQASLGQCEKASGYLRDSLGLSLPATGTLDKAVQLLLCDLLLVTRTNLWQQQMNVSQQLSCVYQASALELRGFQQDLSSLRRLAQTFRPAMRRVFLHEATARLMARASPTRTHQLLDRSLRRRGAQSSKEASEPESHPTPREHAEALLLACCYLPPSFLSAPGQRVGMLAEAARTLEKLGDKRTLHDCQQMIIKLGSGTTVTTG, encoded by the exons ACATGCTCCAACTGATCAACACCCAGGACAATGAGTTCCCGGGCTTGTTTGACACTCCGTTCGGCGCACCTGCCACCCCGATGCCAGAGGCCAACACGCCTGTGGGGCTGCCGTCCACACCCAGCTCTCTCGACGGCTACCTGGGGCCCAGCCAGGCGCCCCCCTCCGCTCCCGTCAGCATGTACCAGGTGCCTCCACCGCTGCAGAGCTTCTCACCGCAGCCCCAGCTGAGGGCCGGGCCAGGCCTGACGGTGTCTCTGCCGGCGTCGGATATCAAGGAGGAGCCCATGGCACTGTCTGCCAGCCAGCCCCGgcctctgccccagccacagcagggGTTGACGACAGCCCAGAGCTTCGTCCCGGCTTCCCAAGGCCAGTTCACCCCACAGCACTTACTGGGCTACCAGGGTCAGCACGGCTTCACCG CGTTGCATCCCGCAGGGGCTGCCCAGTCCCCGGCCAGCCTCCCTCAGTCCTCTCCGCAGATCCAGCCCGTCACCATTCAGGCTCATGTCCAGAACATCTcgccccagcagctgctggccgCAGCCAGCACCGGCACCTCCCAAGCTGTCTCCTCCCAGATCCAACAAGTCCCG gtcctgctgcagccccacttCATCAAGGCCGAGTCCCTGTTCCTGACAGCTGTGAAGACGGATGTCTCTGGGGCAAAGACCTCCAGCCACACGACGCTGGCCACCACGGCGGCCGTCCAGTCTGCGCCGCTGCAGGTCCCG ACCCTGGTGAGCGGAGGCACCATCCTGGCCACGGTGCCGCTGATGATGGATGCTGACAAGCTGCCCATTAACCGGCTGGCGGCCAGCGGGAAGTCGGCCTTGGTGCAGAACAAAGGCGAGAAGCGCACAGCACACAACGCCATCGAGAAGCGCTACCGCTCCTCCATCAACGACAGGATCATGGAGCTGAAGGACCTGGTGGTGGGCTCGGAGGCCAAG ATGAACAAGTCGGCCATTCTGAGGAAGGCGATCGACTACATCCGCTTCCTGCGGCAGAGCAACCAGAAGCTGAAGCAGGAGAACGTGGCCCTCAAGATGGCCGCCCAGAAGAACA AGTCCCTGAAGGACCTGGTGGCCACGTGCGGCGGGAAGACAGACGTGCCCATGGAGGAGATCAAGCCAGAGATGATGGACATGCTGACGCCCCCGCCCTCGGATGTGGGCTCCCCCTCCCACAGCAGCCCCCTCTCGctgagcggcagcagcagcgacTCGGAGCCCGACAGCCCGCTGTTCGAGGAGACCAAG GGGAAGAAGGAGCAGCAGCTGTCCACCGGCAGCCTGGGTATGCTGGATCGCTCGCGCATGGCCCTCTGCGCCTTCGTCTTCCTCTGCCTCTCCTTCAACCCCCTGGCCTCCCTGCTGCGGGGCACCAGCCCCGAGGGCGCCCCAGAGAGCGGGGCCTCCCCTGGCCCTGGCAGGAGCATAATGGGCCAGCCGGATTCCATAG ACGAGGCCTCAGGCTGGCCCACCCTGATCTTCTGGCTGCTCAACGTGCTGGTCGTGCTAGGAGCTTTCGTCCGGCTCTTCATCTACGGTGAGCCTGTCACCCGCCCCCACTCGGAGCCGTCCGTCCTCTTCTGGAGGCACCGCAAGCAGGCGGACCTGGACCTGGCCCGG GGGGACTTTGCTCAGGCCTCCCAGCACCTGTGGACGGCCCTGAAGGCCCTGGGCCGCCCGCTACCCACCTCCAACTTCGACCTGACTTGCAGCCTCATGTGGAACCTCATCCGCCACCTGCTGCAGCGCCTCTGGGTGGGGCGCTGGCtggccgggcgggcgggcggctTCCGGCGAGACAGCGAGCTGAAGGCTGACGTGCGCAAGAGCGCCCGCGATGCCGCCCTGGTCTACCACAAATTGCACCAGCTGCACATGACAG GGAAGCACGTCGGGGGCCGTTTCTCCGGCATCAACATGGCACTGAGTGCCGTCAACCTGGCCGAGTGCGCCGGCGACACCATCTCCGTGGCGATGCTTGCCGAAATCTATGTGGCCGCAGCGCTTCGGGTGAAGACCAGCCTTCACCGGCGCGTCCACTTCCTGGCC CGCCCCTTCCTGTGCAGTGCCCGGCAGGTGTCCCTGTCGCACAGCGGCACCGTGCCCCCGGCCATGCAGTGGCTCTGCCACCCTGTGGGCCACCGCTTCTTCGTTGATGGAGACTGGTCTCTGAAGGGCACCCCGAGGGACAGTATCTACAGCTCCACCAGCAACCCAG GCCTCTCTTGGCGCGTCCCATGGGGCCCAGTGGACCCCCTGGCTCAGGTGACCCAGCTGTTCCGTGAGCACCTGCTGGAGAAGGCCCTGTGCTGTGTAGCCATGCCGgagcccagcccgccagcggcCCATGGAGAAGG GGAGTTCTCCGATGCCCTGGAGTACTTACAGCTGCTCAACGGCTGCTCGGACACCGCTGGCACCCCCAGCTGCACCCTCTCCATCAGCTCCGGCATGGTGGCTGGCACAG GCAGCGACCCCGTTGCCAAGTGGTGGGCGTCCATCGTCGCCGTGGCGATTCACTGGCTGCAGGGGGACGATGAGGCAGCTGAACGGCTATACCCGCTGGTGGAGACCATGCCGAGGGCCCTGCAGGTGTCGGA GAAGCCCCTGCCCAGGGCCGCGCTGCACTCCTTCAAGGCCGTGCGGGCCCTGCTGGGGAAGCAGGACGGCAGCCAGGCCAGCCTGGGCCAGTGCGAGAAAGCCAGCGGCTACCTGCGGGACAGCCTGGGTCTCAGCTTGCCCGCCACTGGCACCCTTGACAAG gcaGTTCAGCTCCTCCTGTGCGATCTGCTCCTCGTGACCCGCACCAACCTGTGGCAGCAGCAGATGAATGTCAGCCAGCAGCTAAGCTGCGTCTACCAGGCCTCGGCCCTGGAGCTGCGGGGCTTCCAGCAGGACCTGAGCAGCCTGCGGCGCCTGGCCCAGACCTTCCGGCCAGCCATGCGCCGG GTGTTCTTGCACGAAGCCACTGCCAGGTTgatggccagagccagccccaccaGGACCCACCAGCTGCTGGACCGCAGCCTGCGCAGGAGAGGGGCTCAGAGCAGCAAAGAAG CCAGCGAGCCGGAGAGCCACCCCACGCCACGGGAGCACGCCGAGGccctgctgctggcttgctgctACCTCCCACCCAGCTTCCTCTCCGCTCCAGGCCAGCGCGTGGGCATGCTGGCCGAGGCCGCCCGCACCCTGGAGAAGCTGGGTGACAAACGGACGCTCCATGACTGCCAGCAGATGATCATCAAACTGGGCAGCGGCACCACGGTCACCACCGGATAG